One Phaseolus vulgaris cultivar G19833 chromosome 11, P. vulgaris v2.0, whole genome shotgun sequence genomic window carries:
- the LOC137836494 gene encoding uncharacterized protein yields the protein MPPSPPRAFPMPFSPEIMQTVVPPNLVGVKALFTGVEDPEAHLTAFHTQMMLSGGSDAVYCKIFMSTLSGIAMEWFVSLPEGHITSFHQFSKLFTEQYIVNRAPSVVSYDLFNVRQYQGESLKDYLNRFGAQVIRLPNKDEDMLVHAFKKGVLPGPFNESLIRSHPSTFAEIRRRAVAHIVAEIEVSEKRGSVAPLKPRGGQGKQQQHTRVHEAKEGKKVQGKPRPYAPRKDQGRGRARENNAPPRYDFMVGLADLIALPAIAARLRVPEKTDKVLGRKKNE from the coding sequence ATGCCACCATCGCCTCCGAGAGCGTTCcctatgccattctcccctgaaatcatgCAAACCGTGGTACCTCCCAACCTAGTGGGAGTGAAGGCGTTGTTCACAGGGGTAGAAGATCCAGAAGCGCAtttgacggcgttccacactcagatgatgctgtctgggggctcagatgccgtgtattgcaagatatTCATGAGTACACTGAGTGGAATCGCCATGGAATGGTTCGTGAGTCtgccagagggtcatatcacgtccttccatcagttttcgaagcttttcactgagcagtacatcgttaaCAGAGCACCTTCAGTGGTGTCGTACGATCTGTTCAATGTACGCCAATAtcaaggtgagtcgctgaaagactacctcaaccgcttcgGAGCACAAGTGATTAGATTGCCCAACAAGGACgaggatatgctggtgcatgcgtttaagaagggagtgctgcctggtcccttcaatgagtcgctcatcagaagccatcccagcacctttgcggaGATTCGGCgacgcgcggtggcgcacatagtggcagagatagaggtttctgagaaaagaggaagtgtTGCACCACTAAAGCCGCGTGGAGGACAAGGGAAGCAACAGCAGCAcacgagggtgcatgaggcaaagGAGGGAAAGAAGGTGCAGGGTAAACCTCGTCCTTATGCACCCAGGAAGGACCAGGGCAGGGGGCGCGCAAGGGAGAATAATGCACCCCCAAGATACGATTTCATGGtagggttggcggatctgatcgcccttCCTGCCATAGCCGCCAGActccgagtaccagagaagacagataaggtacttgggaGGAAAAAGAACGAGTga
- the LOC137836519 gene encoding uncharacterized protein, whose protein sequence is MIPVEIQENSPRFQNFVVEESNEERKVNLDLLDEVREEARTKVEALKRKVEYKYSSKLRLWQFQVVDLVMSKAHSYQLENKLSPKWTGPFRVTEALGNGAYRLETFEGGAIPRTWNATNLKFYFS, encoded by the coding sequence ATGAtcccagttgaaatccaggaaaactcaccacgtttccagaacttcgtggtcgaggagtcgaatgaggaaagaaaggtgaacttggacctactggatgaagtgAGGGAGGAAGCAAGGACTAAAGTTGAAGCCTTGAAAAGGaaggtggagtacaagtacagcTCTAAGCTGAGACTTTGGCAGTTCCAGGTCGTTGACCTGGTAATGAGTAAGGCCCACTCGTACCAGTTAGAAAATAAGctatctcccaagtggaccggtcCTTTCAGAGTAAcggaggcccttgggaatggagcatacaggctcgAGACATTTGAAGGCGGCGCGatccctcgcacttggaacgcgaccaacctgaagttttattttagttaa